Proteins from one Carassius gibelio isolate Cgi1373 ecotype wild population from Czech Republic chromosome A25, carGib1.2-hapl.c, whole genome shotgun sequence genomic window:
- the LOC127947297 gene encoding testin, whose translation MEIEKEVKKITLGHEIGAGAACLKCKDKCEGFELHFWRKICRNCKCGVEDHDVQLESEENKKVGKLFEDTKYTGLIAKLKRDGIPSYKGNQVTICLPEATISTATPVPAASFISTPSAHSGPSQPAGATAAPGAAVHSPSAAPATSRTAAPGSGRTAASAPGHSVVSSAAIPAKVPVAATTVVPTPTPLPAKTDVVKSVTYEWAPPGVNQSLALRYMELLPPERRPIAGTAGADYRKKQMAKQLPDHDQDPERCHELSPGEVKQMQQYVRKYKDEALGMGDITLPEEMGQQAGRAGESGPRGLGAGGKPGAGTTGTPGDKGDAVATMGKVGTPGAAGISPAGPVGNFSCHRCQLPMKQGAPAVYAERAGYDKLWHPGCFVCYTCTELLVDMIYFWKKGQLYCGRHYGDSEKPRCGGCDELIFSNEYTQAEGQNWHLKHFCCYDCDCVLAGETYVMENEKPVCKPCYMKIHAVCCVACQNPIEPEAQRVSYGEHHWHAEPQCFQCSCCSKCLVGQRFMAMQGMLLCSMECKKKIMAS comes from the exons ATGGAGATCGAGAAAGAAGTTAAAAAG ATAACCCTGGGCCATGAAATTGGAGCCGGAGCTGCCTGTCTGAAATGCAAGGACAAGTGTGAAGGCTTTGAGCTTCATTTCTGGCG AAAGATTTGTCGAAACTGCAAGTGTGGTGTTGAAGACCATGACGTGCAGCTCGAGTCTGAGGAGAATAAGAAGGTGGGGAAGCTTTTTGAGGACACCAAGTACACAGGCCTCATTGCCAAGCTGAAGAGAGATGGCATCCCGTCTTATAAAGGCAACCAAGTCACCATCTGCCTCCCGGAAGCCACCATCAGCACTGCTACTCCTGTTCCTGCTGCTTCCTTTATCTCCACCCCCAGTGCTCATTCTGGTCCTTCCCAGCCTGCTGGTGCCACTGCTGCCCCGGGGGCTGCAGTTCACTCCCCTTCTGCTGCGCCTGCAACAAGCCGTACTGCTGCCCCAGGATCAGGCCGTACAGCTGCATCAGCGCCAGGCCATAGTGTGGTTTCATCTGCAGCCATCCCAGCCAAAGTCCCTGTTGCTGCCACTACGGTTGTCCCAACCCCCACCCCATTGCCTGCCAAAACAGATGTGGTGAAGTCTGTTACCTATGAATGGGCTCCACCTGGGGTCAACCAAAGCTTG GCTCTGCGATACATGGAGCTTCTGCCTCCGGAGCGGCGGCCCATTGCTGGTACGGCAGGAGCAGATTACCGTAAGAAACAGATGGCTAAACAGCTTCCTGACCATGACCAAGACCCTGAGCGCTGCCACGAACTCTCGCCCGGTGAGGTTAAGCAGATGCAGCAGTATGTCCGCAAGTACAAGGACGAGGCGCTGGGCATGGGTGACATCACCCTGCCAGAAGAGATGGGACAACAGGCAGGTAGGGCTGGAGAAAGTGGTCCACGAGGCCTCGGGGCAGGAGGGAAGCCTGGTGCTGGAACAACGGGGACGCCAGGAGACAAAGGTGATGCTGTTGCTACAATGGGAAAAGTTGGCACCCCAGGGGCTGCTGGGATTTCACCTGCTGGACCTGTTGGTAACTTC TCATGTCACCGCTGCCAGCTGCCCATGAAGCAGGGAGCGCCGGCGGTGTACGCCGAACGGGCAGGCTACGATAAACTCTGGCACCCGGGGTGCTTTGTGTGCTATACCTGCACCGAGCTCCTGGTGGACATGATCTATTTCTGGAAGAAGGGTCAGCTGTACTGCGGCCGCCATTATGGAGACAGTGAAAAGCCTCGATGTGGAGGTTGCGACGAG CTCATCTTCAGTAATGAGTACACTCAGGCTGAGGGCCAAAATTGGCACCTGAAGCACTTCTGCTGTTATGACTGTGACTGTGTGCTGGCTGGAGAGACGTATGTCATGGAGAATGAGAAGCCTGTTTGCAAACCCTGCTACATGAAGATCCACGCTGTG TGTTGTGTGGCCTGTCAGAACCCCATCGAGCCTGAAGCTCAGCGTGTGTCGTACGGGGAGCACCACTGGCACGCCGAACCCCAGTGCTTCCAGTGCTCCTGCTGCTCCAAGTGCCTCGTGGGCCAGCGCTTCATGGCCATGCAGGGCATGCTGCTGTGCTCCATGGAGTGCAAGAAGAAGATCATGGCCTCCTGA